In one window of Lates calcarifer isolate ASB-BC8 unplaced genomic scaffold, TLL_Latcal_v3 _unitig_3770_quiver_731, whole genome shotgun sequence DNA:
- the LOC108894666 gene encoding NACHT, LRR and PYD domains-containing protein 12 isoform X9, which translates to MIYFSSVEEETSVTGFPLRPEKMNDLEEEEDRAESPGSICLSMKSDWSKGEPPLFFSNEPGPSDTEEKKRRRSGVCEEEQLSCCSLCQDVLKDPVSTSCGHWFCRQCITSYWDQSGSSGDSSCPQCGKRPRPGPGLQTASQTSTVQNSGLQEVLDEHQISLRRRCEHVTEGTDGTGSRTLLNRIYTELYITEGQSEEVNTQHEMRQLEKKTLHAPIRCQDVFKALPDQQRHIRVVLTNGVAGVGKTFSVQKFTLDWAEGLENQDVSLLVLLSFRELNLIRDEQYSLLTLLHVFHPTLQKVTAEKLAVCKVLFIFDGLDESRLSLDFNNRKVVSDVTQKSSVNELLTNLIQGNLLPSALVWITSRPAAANQIPPSCVDRVTEVQGFTDPQKEEYFRRRSSDEELSNRTISHIKTSRSLHIMCGVPVFCWITATVVEHMLTTEQRGELPRTTTDLFSHFLLVQTKRKKNKYHEGHETSPQELTEADREVLLKLGRLAFEHLEKGNIMFYQEDLEQCGLDVTEALVYSGVCTEIFKRESVIFQKTVYCFVHLSVQEFLAAVYIFHCYEKRKRLTKILKDFLGEDQSEPSLDVFLRRAMEKSVDSKNGLFVRFLHGLSLESNQRVLGGLLGQTENNPEIISNLKKKVLQYLCDKVSPDRSINIFHCLMEMNDHSVHQEIQEFLKSENRSEQRLSEIQCSALAYMLQMSEEVLDELDLNKYKTSEEGRRRLIPAVRNCKKARFTDCGLSETHCEVVASALKSNPSHLTELDLSDNKDLKDSGVKLVSAGLESPHCRLETLRLKNCWLSEISCSSLVSALKSNPSHLRDLDLSENWDLQDSGVKELCGFLQSPDCRLVTLRLKNCSLSEISCSSLVSALKSNPSRLRELDLSENSLQDSGVKELCGFLQSPYCRLETLRLMNCSLSKISCSSLVSALKYNPSRLRDLDLSENNLKDSGVKELCGFLQSPYCRLETLRLSRCRLSEISCSSLVSALKSNPSRLRELDLSNNNLYDSGVKELFGFLQSPDCRLETLRLKDCSLSGTRCSSLVSALKSNPSHLRDLDLSHNWYLRDSGVKELCGFLQSPDCRLETLRLMDCGLSEISCSSLVSALKSNPSHLRELDLSRNKLQDSGVKELCGFLQSPYCRLETVRVIGKEFESSIDKTCHSDVKLDPNTADKKLDASEDDTKLMMSVEFCSRTSNPKKIQDQEKTEVQRHNVPLPGPGPAGTPGAPAQSEQHTKMKMRNILDDLAESEFKNFKWFLKNGPKNNVKVSQVEHADRGDTVDLMVHRYKLAEAVRVMEEGLKYIKRNDLVQE; encoded by the exons atgatttatttttcttcagtcGAAGAGGAAACAAG TGTTACAGGTTTCCCTCTCAGACCAGAGAAGATGAATGatttggaggaagaggaggacagagcagagtctccaggatccatctgtctgtctatgaagagtgactggtccaaagGAGAACCTCCACTATTCTTCAGTaatgaacctggaccctcagacacaGA agagaagaagaggaggaggagtggtgtttgtgaggaggagcagctgtcctGCTGTTCTTTGTGTCAGGACGTCCTGAAGGATCCAGTCTCTACCAGCTGTGGACACTGGTTCTGCAGACAGTGCATCACCTCATACTGGGACCAGTCTGGTTCATCAGGAGACTCCTCCTGTCCCCAGTGTGGAAAAAGACCaagaccaggacctggactgcagacagccagtcagaccagcactgtACAAA atagtggtctgcaggaggttttagatgaacatcagatcagtctgaggaggagatgtgaacatgtgactgaaggaactgatggaacaggaagtagaaccctcctcaacaggatctacactgagctctacatcacagagggacagagtgaagaggttaatacccaacatgagatgaggcagctggagaagaagaccctccatgctccaatcaggtgccaggacgtctttaaagccttacctgaccaacagagacacatcagagtggttctgaccaacggtgtcgctggtgttggaaaaaccttctcagtgcagaagttcactctggactgggcagagggcttggaaaaccaagatgtcagtctgctggttctgctttcgttcagggagctgaacctgatcagagatgagcagtacagtcttctcacgctgctccatgttttccatccaacattacagaaggtcacagcagagaagctggctgtctgtaaagttctgttcatctttgacggcctggatgaaagcagactttcactggatttcaacaacaggaaggttgtgtctgacgtcacacagaagtcatcagtcaacgagctgctgacaaacctcatccaggggaatctgcttccctcggctctggtctggataacttccagacctgcagcggccaatcaaatccctccttcatgtgttgacagggtaacagaagtacaaggcttcactgacccacagaaggaggagtacttcaggaggagatccagtgatgaagagctgtccaacagaaccatctcacacatcaagacctccaggagcctccacatcatgtgtggagtcccagtcttctgctggatcactgctacagttgtggagcacatgttgactacagagcagagaggagagctgcccagGACCACGACTGACCTGttctcacacttcctgctggttcagacaaagaggaagaagaacaagtaccatgagggacatgagacgagtccacaggagctgacggaggctgacagggaagttcttctgaagctggggaggctggcgtttgaacatctggagaaaggaaacatcatgttctaccaagaagacctggagcagtgtggtcttgatgtgacagaggccttggtgtactcaggagtttgtacagagatcttcaaaagagagagtgtgatcttccagaaaacagtctactgctttgttcatctgagcgttcaggagtttctggctgcagtctacatCTTCCACTGTtatgagaagaggaaaagactGACAAAGATACTGAAGGACTTCCTGGGAGAAGATCAGAGTGAACCATCCCTGGATGTCTTCCTGAGGAGAGCCATGGAGAAATCCGTTGACAGTAAAAATGGTCTGTTTGTtcgcttccttcatggcctctctctggagtccaaccagagGGTCTTAGGAGgtctgctgggtcagacagagaacaatCCAGAAATCATCAGCAACCTGAAGAAGAAAGTCCTTCAGTATCTTTGTGATAAAGtctctcctgacagaagcatcaacatcttccactgtctgatggagatgaacgaccactcagttcatcaggagatccaagagttcctgaagtcagagaacagatcagagcagagactctctgagatccagtgctcagctctggcctacatgctgcagatgtcagaggaggttctggatgagttggaccTGAATAAGTACAAGACGTCAGAGGAGGGACGACGgagactgatcccagctgtgaggaactgcaaGAAGGCTCG ATTTACTGATTGTGGACTctcagagactcactgtgaagtcgtggcctcagctctgaagtccaacccctcccatctgactgaactggacctgagtgacaacaaagacctgaaggattcaggagtgaagctggtctctgctggactggagagtcctcactgtagactggagactctgag gttgaagaactgctggttgtcagagatcagctgttcttctctggtctcagctctgaagtccaacccctcccatctgagagacctggaTCTGAGTGAAAACTGggacctgcaggattcaggagtaaaggagctgtgtggttttctacagagtccagactgtagactggtgACTCTGAG gttgaagaactgcagtttgtcagagatcagctgttcttctctggtctcagctctgaagtccaacccctcccgtctgagagaactggacctgagtgagAACagcctgcaggattcaggagtgaaggagctgtgtggttttctgcagagtccatactgtagactggagactctgag gttgatgaactgcagtttgtcaaagatcagctgttcttctctggtctcagctctgaagtaCAACCCCTCCCgtctgagagacctggacctgagtgagaacaacctgaaggattcaggagtgaaggagctgtgtggttttctacAGAGTCCAtactgtagactggagactctgag gttgagtcgctgcaggttgtcagagatcagctgttcttctctggtctcagctctgaagtccaacccctcccgtctgagagaactggacctgagtaacaacaacctgtatgattcaggagtgaaggagctgtttggttttctgcagagtccagactgtagactggagactctgag gttgaaggACTGCAGCTTGTCAGGGACCAgatgttcttctctggtctcagctctgaagtccaacccctcccatctgagagatctggacctgagtcaCAACTGGTACCTGCgggattcaggagtgaaggagctgtgtggttttctgcagagtccagactgtagactggagactctgag gttgatgGACTGcggtttgtcagagatcagctgttcttctctggtctcagctctgaagtccaacccctcccatctgagagaactggacctgagcagaaacaagctgcaggattcaggagtgaaggagctgtgtggttttctgcagagtccatactgtagactggagactgtGAG GGTCATTGGCAAGGAGTTTGAATCTTCCATAGACAAAACCT GTCACTCTGACGTCAAACTGGACCCAAACACAGCAGATAAAAAGCTGGATGCATCTGAGGACGACACGAAGCTGATGatg AGTGTCGAGTTCTGCTCAAGGACTTCAAATCCAAAGAAAATCCAAGACCAGGAGAAGACAGAGGTCCAGAGACATAATGTCCCTCTGCCAG GTCCTGGTCCAGCAGGGACTCCTGGTGCTCCAGCTCAAAGTGAACAG CACACcaagatgaagatgaggaaCATCCTGGATGATCTGGCAGAAAGCGAGTTCAAGAATTTCAAGTGGTTCCTGAAAAACGGACCGAAGAATAACGTTAAAGTGAGCCAGGTGGAGCATGCAGATAGGGGAGACACGGTGGATCTGATGGTGCATAGATACAAATTAGCTGAAGCTGTGAGGGTGATGGAGGAAGgtttaaaatacatcaaaagGAACGATCTGGTGCAGGAATGA
- the LOC108894666 gene encoding NACHT, LRR and PYD domains-containing protein 3 isoform X15, translated as MIYFSSVEEETSVTGFPLRPEKMNDLEEEEDRAESPGSICLSMKSDWSKGEPPLFFSNEPGPSDTEEKKRRRSGVCEEEQLSCCSLCQDVLKDPVSTSCGHWFCRQCITSYWDQSGSSGDSSCPQCGKRPRPGPGLQTASQTSTVQNSGLQEVLDEHQISLRRRCEHVTEGTDGTGSRTLLNRIYTELYITEGQSEEVNTQHEMRQLEKKTLHAPIRCQDVFKALPDQQRHIRVVLTNGVAGVGKTFSVQKFTLDWAEGLENQDVSLLVLLSFRELNLIRDEQYSLLTLLHVFHPTLQKVTAEKLAVCKVLFIFDGLDESRLSLDFNNRKVVSDVTQKSSVNELLTNLIQGNLLPSALVWITSRPAAANQIPPSCVDRVTEVQGFTDPQKEEYFRRRSSDEELSNRTISHIKTSRSLHIMCGVPVFCWITATVVEHMLTTEQRGELPRTTTDLFSHFLLVQTKRKKNKYHEGHETSPQELTEADREVLLKLGRLAFEHLEKGNIMFYQEDLEQCGLDVTEALVYSGVCTEIFKRESVIFQKTVYCFVHLSVQEFLAAVYIFHCYEKRKRLTKILKDFLGEDQSEPSLDVFLRRAMEKSVDSKNGLFVRFLHGLSLESNQRVLGGLLGQTENNPEIISNLKKKVLQYLCDKVSPDRSINIFHCLMEMNDHSVHQEIQEFLKSENRSEQRLSEIQCSALAYMLQMSEEVLDELDLNKYKTSEEGRRRLIPAVRNCKKARFTDCGLSETHCEVVASALKSNPSHLTELDLSDNKDLKDSGVKLVSAGLESPHCRLETLRLKNCWLSEISCSSLVSALKSNPSHLRDLDLSENWDLQDSGVKELCGFLQSPDCRLVTLRLKNCSLSEISCSSLVSALKSNPSRLRELDLSENSLQDSGVKELCGFLQSPYCRLETLRLMNCSLSKISCSSLVSALKYNPSRLRDLDLSENNLKDSGVKELCGFLQSPYCRLETLRLSRCRLSEISCSSLVSALKSNPSRLRELDLSNNNLYDSGVKELFGFLQSPDCRLETLRLMDCGLSEISCSSLVSALKSNPSHLRELDLSRNKLQDSGVKELCGFLQSPYCRLETVRVIGKEFESSIDKTCHSDVKLDPNTADKKLDASEDDTKLMMSVEFCSRTSNPKKIQDQEKTEVQRHNVPLPGPGPAGTPGAPAQSEQHTKMKMRNILDDLAESEFKNFKWFLKNGPKNNVKVSQVEHADRGDTVDLMVHRYKLAEAVRVMEEGLKYIKRNDLVQE; from the exons atgatttatttttcttcagtcGAAGAGGAAACAAG TGTTACAGGTTTCCCTCTCAGACCAGAGAAGATGAATGatttggaggaagaggaggacagagcagagtctccaggatccatctgtctgtctatgaagagtgactggtccaaagGAGAACCTCCACTATTCTTCAGTaatgaacctggaccctcagacacaGA agagaagaagaggaggaggagtggtgtttgtgaggaggagcagctgtcctGCTGTTCTTTGTGTCAGGACGTCCTGAAGGATCCAGTCTCTACCAGCTGTGGACACTGGTTCTGCAGACAGTGCATCACCTCATACTGGGACCAGTCTGGTTCATCAGGAGACTCCTCCTGTCCCCAGTGTGGAAAAAGACCaagaccaggacctggactgcagacagccagtcagaccagcactgtACAAA atagtggtctgcaggaggttttagatgaacatcagatcagtctgaggaggagatgtgaacatgtgactgaaggaactgatggaacaggaagtagaaccctcctcaacaggatctacactgagctctacatcacagagggacagagtgaagaggttaatacccaacatgagatgaggcagctggagaagaagaccctccatgctccaatcaggtgccaggacgtctttaaagccttacctgaccaacagagacacatcagagtggttctgaccaacggtgtcgctggtgttggaaaaaccttctcagtgcagaagttcactctggactgggcagagggcttggaaaaccaagatgtcagtctgctggttctgctttcgttcagggagctgaacctgatcagagatgagcagtacagtcttctcacgctgctccatgttttccatccaacattacagaaggtcacagcagagaagctggctgtctgtaaagttctgttcatctttgacggcctggatgaaagcagactttcactggatttcaacaacaggaaggttgtgtctgacgtcacacagaagtcatcagtcaacgagctgctgacaaacctcatccaggggaatctgcttccctcggctctggtctggataacttccagacctgcagcggccaatcaaatccctccttcatgtgttgacagggtaacagaagtacaaggcttcactgacccacagaaggaggagtacttcaggaggagatccagtgatgaagagctgtccaacagaaccatctcacacatcaagacctccaggagcctccacatcatgtgtggagtcccagtcttctgctggatcactgctacagttgtggagcacatgttgactacagagcagagaggagagctgcccagGACCACGACTGACCTGttctcacacttcctgctggttcagacaaagaggaagaagaacaagtaccatgagggacatgagacgagtccacaggagctgacggaggctgacagggaagttcttctgaagctggggaggctggcgtttgaacatctggagaaaggaaacatcatgttctaccaagaagacctggagcagtgtggtcttgatgtgacagaggccttggtgtactcaggagtttgtacagagatcttcaaaagagagagtgtgatcttccagaaaacagtctactgctttgttcatctgagcgttcaggagtttctggctgcagtctacatCTTCCACTGTtatgagaagaggaaaagactGACAAAGATACTGAAGGACTTCCTGGGAGAAGATCAGAGTGAACCATCCCTGGATGTCTTCCTGAGGAGAGCCATGGAGAAATCCGTTGACAGTAAAAATGGTCTGTTTGTtcgcttccttcatggcctctctctggagtccaaccagagGGTCTTAGGAGgtctgctgggtcagacagagaacaatCCAGAAATCATCAGCAACCTGAAGAAGAAAGTCCTTCAGTATCTTTGTGATAAAGtctctcctgacagaagcatcaacatcttccactgtctgatggagatgaacgaccactcagttcatcaggagatccaagagttcctgaagtcagagaacagatcagagcagagactctctgagatccagtgctcagctctggcctacatgctgcagatgtcagaggaggttctggatgagttggaccTGAATAAGTACAAGACGTCAGAGGAGGGACGACGgagactgatcccagctgtgaggaactgcaaGAAGGCTCG ATTTACTGATTGTGGACTctcagagactcactgtgaagtcgtggcctcagctctgaagtccaacccctcccatctgactgaactggacctgagtgacaacaaagacctgaaggattcaggagtgaagctggtctctgctggactggagagtcctcactgtagactggagactctgag gttgaagaactgctggttgtcagagatcagctgttcttctctggtctcagctctgaagtccaacccctcccatctgagagacctggaTCTGAGTGAAAACTGggacctgcaggattcaggagtaaaggagctgtgtggttttctacagagtccagactgtagactggtgACTCTGAG gttgaagaactgcagtttgtcagagatcagctgttcttctctggtctcagctctgaagtccaacccctcccgtctgagagaactggacctgagtgagAACagcctgcaggattcaggagtgaaggagctgtgtggttttctgcagagtccatactgtagactggagactctgag gttgatgaactgcagtttgtcaaagatcagctgttcttctctggtctcagctctgaagtaCAACCCCTCCCgtctgagagacctggacctgagtgagaacaacctgaaggattcaggagtgaaggagctgtgtggttttctacAGAGTCCAtactgtagactggagactctgag gttgagtcgctgcaggttgtcagagatcagctgttcttctctggtctcagctctgaagtccaacccctcccgtctgagagaactggacctgagtaacaacaacctgtatgattcaggagtgaaggagctgtttggttttctgcagagtccagactgtagactggagactctgag gttgatgGACTGcggtttgtcagagatcagctgttcttctctggtctcagctctgaagtccaacccctcccatctgagagaactggacctgagcagaaacaagctgcaggattcaggagtgaaggagctgtgtggttttctgcagagtccatactgtagactggagactgtGAG GGTCATTGGCAAGGAGTTTGAATCTTCCATAGACAAAACCT GTCACTCTGACGTCAAACTGGACCCAAACACAGCAGATAAAAAGCTGGATGCATCTGAGGACGACACGAAGCTGATGatg AGTGTCGAGTTCTGCTCAAGGACTTCAAATCCAAAGAAAATCCAAGACCAGGAGAAGACAGAGGTCCAGAGACATAATGTCCCTCTGCCAG GTCCTGGTCCAGCAGGGACTCCTGGTGCTCCAGCTCAAAGTGAACAG CACACcaagatgaagatgaggaaCATCCTGGATGATCTGGCAGAAAGCGAGTTCAAGAATTTCAAGTGGTTCCTGAAAAACGGACCGAAGAATAACGTTAAAGTGAGCCAGGTGGAGCATGCAGATAGGGGAGACACGGTGGATCTGATGGTGCATAGATACAAATTAGCTGAAGCTGTGAGGGTGATGGAGGAAGgtttaaaatacatcaaaagGAACGATCTGGTGCAGGAATGA